From one Cupriavidus basilensis genomic stretch:
- a CDS encoding type II secretion system protein GspD: MRRKRFTAAAVAAATLMSGCGVIETRNVQTAIGSEANAHYADAPRSRPVFRVHEGAWLMGEKVRASKPQPDIYSKHVVFKGSIGSLTEAANWIAQSVGVRATVDASALPVIPAQVQPASGPRPSGPIPMGGAPRVVDLGAPLAGGASVSANGASMAPALPLTLRYEGNFKGFLEVLEAHFVAWSRYNDGTVTFFRTETRTYMLPSLADSSSMAGSITTSDSSSGGMSGASSNGSGAGGTGAGRSGQSTNMSVEMKPWETLQHTAKAVAGASAEVVVDKNLGTLTVTGDPVQCDRVEQFVKSLAAMYGKQVAIDVQVYEVRVTREDNYGLNLSLAYQSSSGHTGVSFSSPSTPTISGSASPMNLGATIMSGPLAGSKAVVQALSSLGNVSQVVSRSGVTQNGKVLALQTATLQDYVPQSQTTLAANVGSTSSIQTGTVTYGFTSAFLPKVVDGRILMNFDMTLSDLLPLQRFNAGGDANQTSVQLRTMPTNRFAQSVSLKPGESLVLTGLRNQKAATTNNGVGEPWMAALGGGVGATRGDTVIAIVISARLL, translated from the coding sequence ATGCGAAGGAAACGCTTTACGGCGGCTGCCGTGGCGGCCGCCACGTTGATGTCCGGCTGCGGCGTGATCGAAACACGCAATGTACAAACTGCGATCGGCAGTGAGGCCAACGCGCACTATGCCGATGCGCCGCGCAGCCGGCCGGTGTTCCGTGTGCATGAGGGCGCATGGCTGATGGGAGAGAAGGTTCGCGCAAGCAAGCCACAACCGGACATTTACAGCAAGCATGTGGTGTTCAAAGGCAGCATCGGCTCGCTGACCGAGGCCGCCAACTGGATCGCGCAAAGCGTCGGTGTGCGCGCCACCGTGGACGCGTCGGCGCTGCCAGTCATCCCGGCTCAAGTACAACCGGCATCCGGGCCACGACCAAGTGGGCCTATCCCGATGGGTGGGGCTCCGCGTGTGGTGGACCTGGGTGCTCCGCTGGCCGGCGGAGCCTCGGTATCGGCGAATGGCGCAAGCATGGCGCCGGCATTGCCGTTGACCCTGCGCTATGAAGGCAATTTCAAAGGATTTCTGGAGGTGCTTGAGGCGCATTTTGTCGCGTGGTCTCGCTATAACGACGGCACCGTGACGTTCTTCAGGACCGAGACGCGTACCTACATGCTTCCGAGCCTTGCGGACTCCTCATCCATGGCCGGATCGATCACCACCTCGGACAGCAGTTCCGGCGGCATGTCCGGTGCCAGCAGCAATGGCAGCGGTGCTGGCGGGACCGGCGCGGGTAGGAGCGGTCAGTCGACGAACATGTCGGTCGAGATGAAGCCCTGGGAAACACTCCAGCACACGGCAAAGGCGGTTGCCGGCGCCAGTGCTGAGGTCGTTGTTGACAAGAACTTGGGCACTTTGACGGTCACTGGCGACCCCGTACAGTGCGATCGCGTCGAGCAGTTCGTGAAGAGCCTGGCTGCCATGTATGGCAAGCAGGTTGCCATCGATGTGCAGGTCTATGAAGTCCGCGTAACGCGCGAGGACAACTACGGCCTGAACCTGTCGCTCGCTTACCAAAGCTCGAGCGGCCACACCGGCGTCTCCTTCAGCTCGCCCAGCACGCCGACTATCTCCGGCAGCGCCTCGCCCATGAACCTGGGCGCAACGATCATGAGCGGCCCCCTGGCAGGAAGCAAGGCCGTGGTCCAGGCGCTCTCCAGCCTCGGCAACGTGTCGCAGGTGGTGTCGCGCTCAGGCGTCACCCAGAACGGCAAGGTGCTCGCCCTGCAGACGGCAACCCTGCAGGACTACGTGCCGCAGTCGCAGACGACGTTGGCAGCGAATGTCGGCTCGACCAGTTCCATCCAGACAGGCACCGTGACCTATGGCTTTACCAGCGCGTTCCTGCCCAAGGTCGTCGATGGCCGGATCCTGATGAACTTCGATATGACGTTGTCGGACCTGCTTCCGCTGCAGCGGTTCAACGCAGGCGGCGACGCGAATCAGACCAGCGTGCAGCTGCGCACCATGCCGACCAATCGCTTCGCGCAGTCGGTAAGCCTCAAGCCGGGCGAATCCCTGGTGCTGACAGGCCTGCGCAATCAGAAGGCAGCGACGACCAACAACGGCGTCGGTGAGCCATGGATGGCTGCTCTTGGTGGCGGTGTCGGCGCCACCAGGGGAGACACGGTCATCGCAATCGTGATCTCGGCTCGCCTCCTGTAA
- a CDS encoding toxin co-regulated pilus biosynthesis Q family protein has translation MRQSNRTIRIAGAIASLVTSLCVTPAANASKAPSAHPAQQLSSDGWQSLQPERTSKAAGGEALLAAVSPMRTTVTGSAVLGSGDTSPAAAAVAPVAHEFRLLKGEPLQQQLQGWATRAGWTVAWNVPDGWIVPGDKAYGSDFETAVKRVVEELASNGADVVGDSWRGNRTVIISQNGIVQ, from the coding sequence ATGCGCCAATCCAACCGAACCATCCGCATCGCCGGGGCTATTGCCTCGCTGGTCACCAGTCTGTGCGTCACGCCGGCCGCCAACGCTTCCAAGGCACCCAGCGCGCATCCAGCACAACAACTGTCGAGCGATGGGTGGCAGTCGTTGCAGCCCGAGCGCACCAGCAAGGCCGCCGGCGGGGAGGCACTGCTGGCCGCTGTGTCGCCCATGAGGACCACTGTAACAGGCAGCGCCGTGTTGGGCTCCGGTGACACCTCGCCCGCTGCGGCGGCCGTCGCGCCGGTGGCTCATGAGTTCAGACTCCTCAAAGGGGAGCCCCTCCAACAACAGCTTCAAGGCTGGGCTACCCGGGCTGGCTGGACAGTGGCATGGAACGTCCCGGACGGTTGGATCGTCCCCGGCGACAAAGCTTACGGCAGTGACTTCGAAACGGCCGTCAAGCGTGTCGTCGAAGAGCTCGCGAGCAATGGTGCGGACGTGGTCGGCGATAGCTGGCGCGGCAACCGCACGGTGATCATCAGCCAAAACGGAATAGTGCAATGA
- a CDS encoding lytic transglycosylase domain-containing protein yields MIRRIGALIVTSLLAGTAYADCLDDAAVFHGVSPPLLRSIAIQESGMRPWVTNRNTNGSEDIGLLQINSIHLPRLSKYGITRAHLFDGCVNAYVGAWILRENIQRFGPTWKAVGAYNAASPDKQLRYANQIHARWQALQRAALR; encoded by the coding sequence ATGATTCGCAGGATCGGAGCGCTGATCGTCACCTCACTGCTGGCTGGGACTGCCTATGCCGACTGCCTGGACGATGCCGCCGTATTCCACGGTGTCAGCCCGCCGCTGCTGCGGAGCATCGCCATCCAAGAGTCCGGCATGAGGCCGTGGGTGACTAACCGAAATACGAACGGCTCAGAGGATATTGGGCTCTTGCAAATCAACTCGATTCACTTGCCGCGGCTGAGCAAGTACGGCATTACGCGGGCCCACCTCTTCGATGGCTGCGTGAATGCCTACGTCGGCGCCTGGATTCTGCGCGAGAACATCCAGCGCTTCGGCCCGACATGGAAGGCGGTTGGCGCATACAACGCCGCGTCGCCCGACAAGCAGTTGCGGTACGCCAACCAGATCCATGCCCGGTGGCAGGCGCTGCAACGTGCCGCATTGCGGTAG
- a CDS encoding TrbG/VirB9 family P-type conjugative transfer protein has protein sequence MIRSLLLSALVLMASAHAATDTEPLDFDYQVVARAADRPALIFNDGLSTYIQPRPGQVVQADGAAQNGPYWVVDGVPDVVRYSANGQAVVARWKRANGFTSEPANPLGDLPRAAISGRLALIGSYTGLPLVRAGRSSLPLAQMVKSIAPAGWTGTAQKDIPLTDDVSIELQGGENWLQALARVLDRRDLYAEVDFTRRNIALRVAPPKSFSVMGEASAAGTGGLVQASATAAHMEPGGPTEAAASVPVAGTPLPEGPTLASAFGAVAIRDNKQGRIEIRLEQEPRDLVLRDETDSKIWTKWDEAQRVLSFATVDRFTAIADGKSVSVQRVPEIDYVFPRENGAGLEMAFEKDGTTYLSFAKSMVSVSVFGDDHQRNGEQKDRYYKFNGIAARLTVIADGNVVYVDRVPQVRFKEQPGKVAL, from the coding sequence ATGATCAGGTCGCTTCTTCTCTCCGCGCTGGTGTTGATGGCGAGCGCTCACGCAGCGACCGACACCGAGCCGCTGGACTTCGATTACCAGGTCGTTGCGCGGGCTGCGGATCGGCCTGCCCTGATCTTCAATGACGGGCTCTCGACGTATATCCAACCGCGGCCGGGCCAAGTGGTGCAGGCTGACGGTGCCGCGCAGAACGGCCCGTACTGGGTGGTCGATGGTGTTCCCGATGTGGTGCGCTATTCGGCCAACGGCCAGGCGGTCGTGGCGCGTTGGAAGCGAGCCAACGGCTTTACGTCCGAGCCGGCCAATCCGCTGGGCGATCTGCCGCGCGCGGCGATCTCGGGCAGGCTGGCTTTGATCGGCAGCTATACGGGCTTGCCACTGGTGCGCGCGGGACGGTCGTCCCTGCCATTGGCGCAAATGGTCAAGTCTATTGCGCCTGCCGGTTGGACCGGCACGGCGCAGAAGGACATTCCGCTGACGGATGACGTCTCGATTGAGCTGCAGGGTGGCGAGAACTGGCTCCAGGCGCTCGCGCGGGTCCTCGATCGCCGCGATCTTTACGCCGAAGTGGATTTCACTCGCCGCAACATCGCACTGCGCGTTGCGCCTCCGAAGAGCTTCTCGGTGATGGGTGAAGCGTCGGCCGCGGGGACGGGTGGGCTGGTGCAAGCTTCTGCGACAGCAGCCCATATGGAGCCGGGCGGCCCAACAGAAGCCGCAGCGTCGGTGCCGGTGGCCGGAACGCCTTTGCCGGAGGGCCCGACCCTGGCATCGGCCTTCGGTGCCGTCGCAATCCGCGACAACAAGCAGGGTCGCATCGAGATTCGGCTCGAGCAGGAGCCCAGGGACCTGGTGTTGCGCGACGAGACCGATAGCAAGATCTGGACGAAGTGGGATGAGGCCCAGCGCGTGCTGTCCTTTGCCACCGTCGACCGGTTTACGGCGATAGCGGACGGAAAGTCCGTGAGTGTGCAGCGCGTGCCGGAGATTGACTACGTCTTCCCGCGAGAGAACGGCGCCGGGTTGGAAATGGCTTTCGAAAAGGACGGCACGACCTACCTGAGCTTCGCCAAATCGATGGTCAGCGTGTCGGTCTTCGGCGATGACCACCAGCGCAACGGTGAGCAAAAGGACCGCTACTACAAATTCAACGGCATTGCGGCGCGATTGACGGTGATCGCCGACGGAAACGTGGTCTACGTGGATCGCGTGCCGCAAGTGCGGTTCAAAGAGCAACCCGGGAAGGTGGCGCTGTGA
- a CDS encoding transglycosylase SLT domain-containing protein has protein sequence MLALTTLVLAGAAQAAMIQAVISPNALVVHADGKDRLHTIAGKPVLYCGLDAFLGWSARLVGALIEPGAEEGPVVQLGGKAVPIAVLLAREGWLRPPILTEAAQEALAERRGGWGCAPKTEPFSQMGQRVDPKITAGIAMNESAYRGRPWPWTLNVAGRGMFFATREEAYAAVNRLLASQRCDFDVGLMQVNWCYHGKRFSSPWEALAPATNIRVAEDILAENLRRSGSPMKAVAWYHSANPERGGPYFARFMNHVAQFR, from the coding sequence ATGCTCGCCCTGACCACGCTGGTACTCGCCGGCGCGGCACAGGCCGCAATGATTCAGGCTGTGATCAGCCCGAACGCCTTGGTAGTGCATGCCGATGGAAAAGACCGGCTGCACACCATCGCCGGAAAACCGGTCCTGTATTGCGGCCTCGACGCGTTTCTAGGCTGGTCGGCCAGGCTGGTTGGCGCATTGATCGAGCCCGGGGCCGAGGAAGGTCCAGTCGTCCAACTCGGCGGGAAGGCCGTGCCGATCGCTGTCCTCCTCGCACGCGAAGGCTGGCTGCGGCCGCCCATCCTCACCGAAGCAGCCCAAGAAGCGCTCGCGGAGCGCCGTGGCGGGTGGGGTTGCGCGCCGAAGACCGAGCCGTTTTCTCAGATGGGCCAACGAGTCGATCCCAAGATTACGGCTGGCATCGCGATGAATGAATCGGCATACCGCGGCCGCCCTTGGCCGTGGACCTTGAACGTCGCGGGGCGCGGCATGTTCTTCGCCACGCGCGAGGAAGCGTACGCGGCGGTCAACCGCCTGCTGGCCAGCCAGCGCTGCGATTTTGATGTCGGTCTTATGCAGGTGAACTGGTGCTATCACGGCAAGCGCTTCTCGTCGCCTTGGGAAGCGCTCGCACCGGCGACCAATATCCGCGTAGCGGAGGACATCCTGGCCGAAAACCTGCGGCGCAGCGGCTCCCCGATGAAGGCCGTGGCCTGGTACCACAGCGCCAATCCGGAGCGCGGCGGGCCGTACTTCGCTCGTTTCATGAACCACGTCGCCCAATTCCGATGA
- a CDS encoding TrbI/VirB10 family protein — protein MRDRTSSTGVSDVTDAQERTVKGKLPRNIVMALGVIAALLVGGLGYYFQSVSEEQSDAKAEQDRAEQLRQRASSGDNGQTLEATIRDQAAKARAEAERQRALAVKPDTGSAPVMTAKDLAAPAKAAASDAKKNEEDDIFTASIFKKGMRKSQLGQAKVPAGLADLTDPAQMRALQQAAVARASTANGAPEAPELAVSPDKQFLREAGAMTTLRTGFDGKLPKCTLSRGFVIPATFAGGLNSDKPGEFRATVSQDVYDTVNGRCKVIPAGSTLVGAYSAEVTIGQERILAAFVRMQLPNGKTVPLMGMQGADPNGHSGISGDVNNHFWKIFSGALVIGVLQQRFNDSNTATTVGPSGLTTYGNAAGQIAAQTASTILNRNQSIRPTITTEPGQKMMVQVKHDMVLEAYRD, from the coding sequence ATGCGCGATCGCACATCGTCCACCGGTGTCTCCGATGTGACGGATGCGCAGGAGCGCACCGTCAAGGGAAAGCTGCCGCGCAACATCGTCATGGCGCTGGGCGTGATCGCCGCCTTGCTGGTGGGCGGGCTCGGCTACTACTTCCAGTCGGTCAGCGAAGAGCAGTCCGATGCCAAGGCCGAGCAGGATCGGGCGGAGCAGCTGCGCCAACGGGCCAGCAGCGGCGACAACGGGCAGACGCTCGAGGCCACGATTCGTGATCAGGCGGCCAAGGCGCGTGCTGAAGCGGAGCGCCAACGCGCACTGGCAGTGAAGCCGGACACAGGCAGCGCGCCAGTGATGACGGCGAAGGATCTTGCCGCCCCGGCCAAAGCTGCAGCATCCGATGCGAAGAAGAACGAAGAAGACGATATCTTCACGGCCTCGATCTTCAAGAAGGGCATGCGCAAGTCCCAACTCGGGCAGGCCAAGGTGCCGGCCGGGCTTGCTGATCTGACCGATCCCGCGCAGATGCGGGCGCTGCAGCAAGCCGCCGTGGCCCGTGCCAGCACTGCCAACGGGGCGCCGGAAGCGCCGGAACTGGCCGTCTCGCCGGACAAGCAGTTTCTCCGCGAAGCAGGTGCCATGACGACCTTGCGCACCGGCTTCGACGGCAAGCTCCCGAAGTGCACGCTGAGCCGAGGCTTCGTCATCCCGGCAACGTTCGCGGGCGGCCTCAATTCGGACAAGCCGGGCGAATTCCGCGCGACCGTCTCGCAGGACGTCTACGACACGGTGAATGGGCGGTGCAAGGTGATCCCAGCCGGCAGCACCCTGGTAGGTGCCTACAGCGCCGAGGTCACGATCGGCCAGGAGCGCATCCTCGCCGCGTTCGTCCGTATGCAGTTGCCCAATGGGAAGACGGTGCCCCTCATGGGTATGCAAGGGGCGGACCCAAACGGGCACTCCGGCATCAGTGGAGACGTCAACAACCATTTCTGGAAGATCTTCAGTGGCGCCCTGGTTATCGGTGTCCTTCAGCAACGCTTTAATGACAGCAACACAGCCACAACCGTGGGACCGTCTGGCCTGACGACGTACGGCAATGCTGCCGGCCAGATTGCAGCGCAAACCGCATCCACCATCCTGAACCGCAACCAGAGCATCCGTCCGACGATCACGACCGAGCCGGGCCAGAAGATGATGGTGCAAGTCAAGCACGACATGGTGCTGGAGGCATATCGTGACTAA
- a CDS encoding TrbG/VirB9 family P-type conjugative transfer protein → MDIRKSSPLSSLVAAAVMALTLAIPDAHAADKPVRRVGASVAGLGIGDISDAMNPANPFNGGVEPIALPGDSRLVVFTYNRDQIFRVLSAPLKMTTIEFPEDEQIVGEPAWGESVRWDYETDGLNHLYVKPQAAGLVNTLSVNTNKRSYEFTLVSSPLGGIFYQKVRFRIPTTFAAKAKARSDARGERGEGRADLEGVRNPDALAVGPEQLNFEYSISGSASFKPEAAFDDGKAVWLRIPKGADWPVPLAKDGSDYVVVNFIRRGDFLVVQRLAEAIALRSGSEEVKVERGRRRILGLF, encoded by the coding sequence ATGGATATCCGCAAGTCATCCCCGCTGAGTTCCCTGGTTGCCGCCGCTGTGATGGCGCTGACTCTTGCCATACCGGACGCGCACGCCGCCGATAAGCCGGTGCGCCGGGTCGGCGCCAGTGTCGCGGGCCTCGGCATCGGCGACATTAGCGACGCCATGAACCCGGCCAACCCCTTTAACGGCGGCGTAGAGCCGATCGCGCTGCCGGGTGACTCCCGCCTCGTCGTCTTTACCTACAACCGCGACCAGATCTTTCGTGTGCTGAGCGCGCCGCTGAAGATGACCACGATCGAGTTCCCCGAGGACGAGCAGATCGTTGGCGAGCCGGCGTGGGGTGAGAGCGTTCGTTGGGACTACGAAACCGATGGCCTGAACCATCTGTACGTGAAGCCCCAAGCGGCGGGTCTGGTGAATACCCTTTCAGTGAACACCAACAAGCGCAGCTACGAGTTCACGCTCGTATCGTCGCCGTTGGGCGGCATCTTCTACCAGAAAGTGCGCTTTCGTATCCCCACGACGTTTGCGGCCAAGGCCAAGGCGCGTAGTGATGCGAGAGGCGAGCGGGGCGAGGGGAGAGCTGATCTGGAGGGCGTTCGCAATCCGGATGCCCTTGCCGTAGGGCCTGAGCAGCTCAATTTCGAGTATTCCATCTCGGGCAGCGCCAGCTTCAAGCCGGAGGCAGCCTTTGATGATGGCAAGGCGGTGTGGCTGCGGATACCGAAGGGCGCGGACTGGCCGGTGCCGCTGGCCAAGGACGGCAGCGACTATGTGGTCGTGAACTTCATACGCCGTGGCGACTTTCTGGTCGTACAGCGGCTGGCGGAAGCCATCGCCCTGCGCTCCGGGAGCGAGGAGGTCAAGGTCGAGCGCGGTCGCCGGCGCATCCTGGGGCTGTTCTGA
- a CDS encoding VirB8/TrbF family protein — protein MRFFRKDSDNAKPLAVAPGMYGNESPEQLIFDRTTRISVERNHWKVATLGLGCIALAAIMTREPPPSVVKAVGVSADASGKPIVRELEAFQPEGIQLQWALKDLVTRWFTIEPILTTQVEDSRMARNLRSVREQMIGSSRKQFEDWVAEDEPFRQVGASATLVREVKVTNVAVLPDSTVAVEFITTTTEDGYKPRKMRYAMTFRYQVKPPTSDAVLGTNPFGVHPVFFSLQKSPA, from the coding sequence ATGCGCTTCTTCCGCAAAGATTCCGACAATGCCAAGCCCCTCGCCGTTGCGCCAGGGATGTATGGCAATGAAAGCCCCGAGCAGCTGATCTTCGATCGCACCACAAGAATCTCCGTGGAGCGCAACCATTGGAAGGTCGCAACCCTCGGCCTGGGCTGCATTGCGTTGGCGGCGATCATGACGCGTGAACCGCCGCCTTCGGTCGTGAAGGCTGTAGGCGTGTCGGCGGATGCGAGCGGCAAGCCGATCGTGCGAGAGCTTGAGGCGTTCCAGCCGGAAGGCATTCAGTTGCAATGGGCCCTCAAGGATCTCGTGACGCGCTGGTTCACCATCGAACCGATCCTGACAACCCAGGTCGAGGACTCACGGATGGCGCGCAACCTGCGTTCTGTCCGCGAACAGATGATCGGATCCTCTCGCAAGCAGTTCGAGGATTGGGTGGCAGAGGATGAACCGTTTCGGCAAGTCGGTGCGTCGGCAACCCTTGTCCGCGAAGTCAAGGTAACCAATGTGGCCGTCCTGCCCGACAGTACCGTCGCGGTGGAATTCATTACCACCACGACGGAGGACGGCTACAAGCCGCGCAAGATGCGGTACGCGATGACGTTCCGCTACCAGGTAAAACCGCCGACGAGCGACGCCGTGCTTGGCACGAATCCATTCGGTGTCCATCCCGTTTTCTTCAGCCTCCAGAAATCGCCGGCATGA